ctttaaaaaaaaagatataaaaaataGGAGTAATTAACTAGAAGTTGTTGGATTCAGAACCACTCTATTATGGGAGCTATGTATGTGTGGTTTTATCTACTTTACCATGGGAAACATAGATAAGAATCCATGAGAATTTACCAATCCATCGTACACTTAATACTTGTTCTATGAACTATCTTGTAATGGTCATTTTATAGGATTATTTGTATTGTCAGCTTATCCATTTCGATTTATCATGTTTCCGGTCCAACAGAAAAAGATACCCTATCCTGGATTGACTTGTAATTTATGTATGTGCATCGTCCACACTCTAAATGGAAAGGGCAGCCATTGTCTATCTTGTTGTACACAAACATTAGCTCTAATACCACTTGTTGAGTTGTTGGAGAGATAATGGGttttaaattcaattattttatatcaacTATTCACTCCAATATAATTTtgggaaaataaattttgaatttaagcgaGAGTATAGGTCTAGTATGttaaaaatttagggttttcttgtttctctgaatgagaattttttttgtttattaatgttgtggtttttggcAGATTATACTAAAAACTTTTTGAAGAGACAGGGGACGTATCAGAGTTATGTGTATAGTCTTCTTAATAGGTTTCAGCTGCAACGGTCAAAAGTAGATAAGGTAGAAGCAGATATATTGAAAGAAGCAAAGGATTCACCTCAAGTTTCTTTCAAGTCTAAAGTTGAGAGGGCAATTGGCAATGATTCTAGTCTCAGCAAACACAGTTGTGATAACGATCTGAGCGATAGAAAGTGGAGGCTAGAGCTCGCTTGGCTAACAAAGGCTCTTGAACCAGCTCTGCAATTGTGTAGGTGGGCTCTGCCAACAGGTCCGTTAATGTTAGGTCGTGTTCTTCATCATTATGGTATTGCTTGTGGGATGTCATTGATTTGGCGTGCTATATGAATTAGTCATGGCACTATGGTGGAGTAACTCAATTTTTCTTGGGACTTTGGTACAAGCATCTAAGAATAGATGACTGAATTAACTTAATGCCATTCTTAAAATTGAAGAAACAGAAGTTGAGTGGTAACTCTTTTAATATCCATGCTGGTCATCTAGACTGATTCTACATTCGAAATTTGCAGGAAATGGATTTGGAAACAAACCCCCACCGACCAGTCGCTCTGTTACAGAAATCATTGCAAGCATTCAACGCAGTAAGATTGGGATCCAGGATTGGAGCTTGAGCGATCTTACAATCGGCCTATATCTTATCTACCTTCGTCAAGCATCTACAAATCCATTTGAAGATGTTAAGGGCGTTCAGATCTCATCAGATTCAATAGTAAATTCTATACCCTTGTTATGTTTTTGATGAAATATGTCCAACTCCTCACTCGATGaatgttatttttcttatttcccATTTATGTCTtgtttaagaattttgtttCTGCAATCCAAAATTCTTATTAGGTAATGGTTTCTTAATTTAGGTGCAAGATCTCCTCTACCACCTGGAGTTAGCAAAAGGTGCTTATAAGGATAATGCTGCGGTTCTTGCAAGGATCAGCATGAttcgagaaaataatgttttgaagtttgtaaaaaattccAGTCTGATGAGGCCTGGATATTATATTGGGATTGATACCCGTAGGAAACTTGTAATTCTTGGAATCCGTGGCACTCACACTGTCTATGACCTTATCACTGACATTGTTTCTTCGAGTGATGAAGAAGTGACATTCGAAGGTTATTCCACTCACTTTGGGACTGCTGAAGCTGCTCGTTGGTTTCTCATTCATGAGATAGGAACCATTAGAAACTGCTTGGAGAAATATAAGGTGGCCAAGAGTTAACTTTATCTGTTTTCAGATGTGGTTTTCTTTCTAtcctccatttttttatttgaattatcAGTTAACTTGATATCATTGTAGTGAGTCTAATTTATCAACAGGGATATAGGTTAAGGCTTGTGGGTCATTCTCTTGGAGGTGCTATAGCTTCTTTACTAGCAATAATGCTCCGTAGAAAGTCATTTAAGGAGCTAGGATTTAGCCCTGAAATTGTTTCTGCTATCACATATGGCACTTCACCTTGTGTCTCCAGAGAACTTGCTGAAAGCTGCTCTGATTACGTTACAACCGTTGTTATGCAGGTGGGTGGATGCATTTGACAATCTGTCGGTTATGTTTTTCCAAAGAAGCAaatctttttgagtttttataaaattgttgttttagtagtttcttttgttttatctgTCGTGTTTCTGTTCTCTTATTGCCTCTCATTTTTCCTTCTGTTCAGGATGATATCATTCCTCGGTTAAGTGTAGCTTCTCTAACAAGGCTGAGGAATGAAATCCTTCAAACTGATTGGTAAGCTAAAACTAGCCTATACAGAAGCTACTGACTTGCTAAAATCTAGTACGCTCATGAATTAAGCTAGCGCTTTTGGGAATAAGGGCATTCTATCAAGGAATTATTTCGTGTTTGGAACTCAATTTTTAAAGTGCATGTCTATTTTTCTTAGGCTCTAAATTCTCAAGGAAATGCAAACTCttcaatttaaattatttatgagTTTGACCTTGCAATTTTAGATCAATGccttttggaattttggaatcaatatcataaaatAGAACATCTTAAATAATGTCTTTAAATGGAAATGAAAAAGTTCATACACCGCATTTTGGCGTGGCCTAGCTTTTGGTTTCCATTGCCATTGTGAAGGCAAATTAACTAAGTTGGTACTAAAGGGGctttacttattttaaaaatctattTCCGATTTCCTCCTTGGGTGAACCCTAGATTTTCAGAtagactttattttatttttcttaaatgatCTGAATCTTGTCTATTGCCTTATAGCTTCTCATCAAACTGAATTAAGTATTCTAATGATCTAATTGTCACGCATCTTTTCATTAATAAGTGCCATCACTACAAGTTTGATCATAATTTTAAAGTTCGtagaaatgatcaaaacaccTAAACATAAACCAATCAGTTTAGTAGGCAACAGCTATTCATTTGAAAGTTTCCTTACCAGTCTCTCTCAGTTTCCTTTTAAAGGTATCTACTAATATTCTGTGGAGGTAGTTGGCAAGCAGTCTCTTTTAttaaggatttttttaaaaagaatttcttAAATTCCAATCACCCTACTTGTGTAGGGGCCAGTTATCTTTTGGTAGCATATTAAGCTAGGTTCTCGGTATATAGAAGGTAGCTTCTTCTGTTTCAGGGATCACTTTTATATGCATGGTAATGGAAAGGGATTTATggaatttttattctttttatttttacaggATGAGTTTGGTTGAGAAGGAAGACTGGAAAAATGTAATAGATTTGGTTGCAAATGCAAAGCAGGTTGTGTCTTCGGTGCAAGATGTAGCTTGGAAACTTGCTGATTATGCAAATTTCAGGAACAAAAGAACTTCTGGTAAGCTTGCCCTGAACTGCCCCCAAGGTTTCCATATATTATTGTGTTAAATCTCAGTTAACCATAACTTTAGATTATGCCGTCTGATGGCCTAGTGACATTCTTAATTGACAAGTATTTATCTCTATGGTTCTGTGATCAGTTCTTCTGCACTAAATGTTAAGATGtgtcttacttatcaaaaaaaaaaaaatgttaagatgTGTCTGGAATCCCTAGTTCCATATAAGTTGATGtgggaatttttttattttctgggaATGCTTACCATCAGTGACTCAAAGCTTGTATGTGTGTCTATTGACATCACTTCTACTCTCTCTGCCCCTCTCCCTTTTATGTCCCTTCTACCTGCCAGAGTGTTTTCCGTAGGTTAGGTAATTTGTCAAGTCAGAGAAGCCGTGTGAAAGAATGAACTGAACTGTTTTTTCAGAGTACATTTTGATTTTAGAAGCCTAGTTACAGAATTTATTTGGGTAGCTGCTCATTTTACAATAATCAACTTCAACTAACTGAACTGTTTTTTCAGAGTACATTTTGATTTTAGAAGCCTAGTTACAGAATTTATTTGGGTAGCTGCTCATTTTACAATAATCAACTTCAACTatctgattctctctctctctctctctctctctctctctctctctctctctctctctctccctccctccctccctccctccctccctctctccctccctccctccctccctccctccctccctccctctctctctctctctctctctctctgagacacacacacacacacacaccatatGTATATAAGCTCACACATGGTCTCCTTGCTAAACTGCCTCATTTTGCGatcttttcaccaaattttgttgtAATGTTTGCACAGACGGTTCCTTCACAAGGGAGTCACCTGCTGCCCCTGTATTCCCTTCAACCTCCAAAACAGCAAAAGAGAATGCTGTTGTCATCGAAAAGGAAGGAGCTAACCGTATGTTGTCTGAAGAGTTATTTGTGCCAGGGACTGTTTTTTGTCTAAAGAGGAATGCAGACACACAGGATGGCATTAGCGGGGAGTTTTTCACACTCTGGAAGAGACATCCAGGCGAACATTTTCAAAGGATAGTGCTCTCAAGCAACTTAATTTCAGACCACAAGTGTGATAGCCATTACTATGCTTTAAGAGATGTACTCAAAGGTCTGCCAGAGTCTGATGACGAGGGTATTTCCAGATGAATAGAAACATAATAATGCTTGATGATGAGTTTGTTTGTAggataattttttcctttattattcCTCTGGTCCTATTAAATGTGTTTATATAGGTCACTTTAGCTTTTATGTAATCATTATAATCAGTCTTGGCAAATTTTATGGGGGCAATATCAGCAATTGTTTATTGATCAAGTTTTACTCAATAATATGCTATATCAGttaaggtttttttctttttatgaacaACATGTTATTCATAATGGCATACCCTATAGTCAATAACTCCAAATCACTTTGAAGAGAGATTCTTAGCCAGTAATAGTGATGTAATTTTGCAATTTGCACCTCCAAAAACTTCTTCAATCTACTGTCTATTCAATCATTTAAATCCCACTCACGGGTGCCTCTATATCTTGGTGGAGAATAGGTTGCTGCTATTTTGCTTGGGTTTTTCACCGGTGAAAAATGATTGAAgtacaacttttattacaatATTCATACAAATTCAAGTAGCAGTCTACATAGTGACATGTGGTGTCACAAGGGtgtaaaaattaaacaataaattttgacaagtaaatttaattagtcAGTGGTTGATGCGGTAAGTGTTATATACGCTAGTTTGTAAAAAGCTTATAGTAAAAAATTGTAGTATCCTTATTAACAGCACTCTTCACTGTTTGATGAATGCAAGTCAAATTTAGTGTTCTTTGTactaaatcttataaaaaatgGTCACTCTTGTCTAAAAGCATTGCTCTTAAAAACGCacatacacacaaaaaaaaagaaaaaaaaaatagaaaagaagcaccatttttattgtatttgagaaatgctaggtgtACCAATCTATTCAAGTAAAATAGAGATAATCGTTGTCGTGAAACACATTAATGAGATAAAGCTCAAAATAGCAATATGTATTATTTCACAGGAAGATAAATACAGTAAAAGATAAGCTTTTAGAAAGAAAGATAAGCCTTAGTGCTGAAAGTTAAGCTTTTTGTTATAACTTAATAATGGAGCTTTCCACCATTACCTACCTTAAAAAGATATGTCTAATCAAGATTTGGCTGTATTCTTTGCCACACCTATGGCAGCCCTAGGGCTAGGGTTTTATAGCATCCAAGGTAAAGTAGAAGCAAAATTCAAAAAGGCAATCAACACTAGGGACTGTTTTCTTTGAGTCATATATAGCTTAGTTGGGCTGGTCCTGATCTTAGGGGTTAAAGCACTGATACAGGCTCAAGCAGGGCTGATCAAAACGATGAGCTTAGAAATGGTGGCCTAGCCCAAACTTAGAAGAACTGTAGAAGCATGATAGGGGGATCTGGTCAAGCTCTTTCATTCTTTAAttcctttttcaatttcattcttTAGTTGGTAAAAGGGTGAGTATGATTGGAATATTTTACTTGATGGTgattgtttaaaaaaagaacaaaagaaaaaagagcttGACCAGAATTGCAATTACAAGATTAAGATGAATGCATCATGTGCTGTATTCATAGTAGTTTAGAGAGGCAACAATTGACGTGAATGATGGTGATGTTTGGAGTACTATAGCTTTTactataatttcttttaaactCACGTAGCACTTTATATGAGTACCACATGGTATAAcgtgaaaattaaatttgacaaataaatttaactatttaatgACTAACATAATAAGTGTCACATGAATtgtcacgtcagtttgtaagagACTTATAATGAAAGTTGTAATACCTTTAGCAACACTTCTATTATAAACAAACAATGTTTGGTAAATTTGCAACCGGAAACATGATTGAAACCTAAATTGAACTATGTCAAATTATATgacattttaaattaaatatacagAAAAGATATTTTGCTACGCAACTAATTTGTGATTGATTCTAACGCATTGCCAACTCATTATTGAAGTGAGAAATAAGTTGTGTTTTTTGTGATTAAAATatagtcatattttatttttcttttggtcaaTAAAAAGTATTGTACTTAAAAAGTGGAGTTCTTAAGATATGattgaaaattaataaaatgagagagggaggggggggTGTGGGAGGTGGGGCTTCCATGTTCAAGAGGATCAAGACCAACATGAAATCTGAAGGAAACTTGTTTGAATTCAAAGTATTGTACCACATTGAGACAAATTAATGAAGCTTCTTTCAAtttaaattaggaaaaaaaaaaagaaaaaaaagaagaaagaaataaaaactttggttttttgttttggactcCTTGACCAGACTTCCACATTCCTACTACCTGTTAAATCTCTGGTCAAATAATTCTTCAGATGAGGTTAACCTGATCTGCCATGGACGGTTGGACCCTGTCAGCTTTTCCAAGGTTGTCTCCACCTGTGATAGTTTTCTTAAGCATAAAGTTTAAACCCAATGATCTACAAATAATATTGTAAAAccctattaaaaaaagaaaaatgatttggataccacatttcttttttatacaaattcccTTGATAGTccatattttatagaaatgagtGTCACATAAACTGGCATGCTGCATGCTGCCACATTTTGCTGACTGACCTGGTAAGCACCATATAGACTACCAAGTCAGTTTAtaaatgttaaatcatcacAAACGGATATGAATGAGTGATTTTGATCATTTaactaatattctaacacttccCTTCAACAAGTGAGGCTTAATacgtaaaataatatttaactgaaatagaGGTGAATTGTGGAGTGAGGGTTCAAACTCATGATCTCtgactctgatatcatgttaaatcaccatttatctcaaaagtttaaaatgaTAGTTaggaaatggtgaatttaatcatttaattaagagTAATATTACTTTTCAAACCCATTTCACACTGGCTAAAGtaacataacattttttttcccaaataaaaGCCACCTAAAACACGACATGTCAACCAATATGAAATGAGCATGATAAATGATGATGAAGagtatcattactctttaattaatattctaataatcgtataaataaataaataataataataataaaaaccataGTTAACATATATGCcctcacaaacaaacaaatccaTTATGGCACTATCCATCTCTCTCACAAAATCTTCTATTACGTACCCTCTTGATATGACAACCCCATTGTCCTCATTGATCATGCTAAAAGATTATATCAGTCCCTATATTAAGGTAAAGACTTTGAACGATTGCACCCCATTCGAACTACACCTAGTCTTAATATAAATGTTTAAGGAAATTATGTCGTACGTGTAAACTAAATATAtgtgaagcatatatatatatatatataatactccTGAAAATGAAgtttaatttcttatttctgTTTATGTTTCTCAATCATCAAGCAATGTAGGGATCAAAGTCGGTGGTTGAACGTTCGTCTATAGAGTAACTTGTAGAAGTTGCATCAAAATGGTGTTATTGTATTAGAAATGCAGCTTTCAGGAAGACCTCACCTGGCCATGGCCTCGATCAATGTTTAATATTAAACTGTGTTCTAGTTTGtctttttactatatatatatatatatatatatatatatttatttatttatttatttcaaatttgtaTGTGTTTGAATACTACAAGGAAACAACAATGGAGGTTTTATTTGGCTTTCTTCTAGATTGAGAACAAAGGCTGGAATAAAAGAAACCCTAGATTATATGTGGCAATCATCCATACACGTGCAATGGCCCCATATGCAACCTGGGTGTCGGCTTGACTGGTCTTAGTGGAATAGTACTTGTCACCATTGTTTTCCTGCACCATCTTTGTCCATACAACCAAACATGTCCTTCCAAATTGAATTTGAAGTGGGCTAGCAATTAGCAAAGCATGTGTGATTCCTACTTAAttcttataatttaatttattaaactgacatttACCATTTGATCATATAATTTTTACTTGTATACATTTTTAACATGATTAACAGAGCatgtaacatttatttttagagcATGTGATTCGCAAATGCAGTTTAAAAATGAATGTCATAATCACGTgctttaaaaacaaatatcaatttaatatcaaTTTCGAGAAAAACTTTATCCATTAGAACCATATgcaattgagtaatgctatatgcaagCCTTTTATTATCCTTTTACCTCCTAAAGGTGACATGGCTTTCAAATTCatcattagattaaaatttaataatgattaatcTCAAATCtcattgtaattttaaaagtcatatcactGCATATGAGAGATAAGAGAGAGATATGAGTCTTGCATACAACATTACtctcattatatatat
The Alnus glutinosa chromosome 14, dhAlnGlut1.1, whole genome shotgun sequence genome window above contains:
- the LOC133858180 gene encoding uncharacterized protein LOC133858180 isoform X1, whose amino-acid sequence is MAHRSLKRLFNNILGEAGNVGVNKESLGGARIYMWLDYTKNFLKRQGTYQSYVYSLLNRFQLQRSKVDKVEADILKEAKDSPQVSFKSKVERAIGNDSSLSKHSCDNDLSDRKWRLELAWLTKALEPALQLCRWALPTGNGFGNKPPPTSRSVTEIIASIQRSKIGIQDWSLSDLTIGLYLIYLRQASTNPFEDVKGVQISSDSIVQDLLYHLELAKGAYKDNAAVLARISMIRENNVLKFVKNSSLMRPGYYIGIDTRRKLVILGIRGTHTVYDLITDIVSSSDEEVTFEGYSTHFGTAEAARWFLIHEIGTIRNCLEKYKGYRLRLVGHSLGGAIASLLAIMLRRKSFKELGFSPEIVSAITYGTSPCVSRELAESCSDYVTTVVMQDDIIPRLSVASLTRLRNEILQTDWMSLVEKEDWKNVIDLVANAKQVVSSVQDVAWKLADYANFRNKRTSDGSFTRESPAAPVFPSTSKTAKENAVVIEKEGANRMLSEELFVPGTVFCLKRNADTQDGISGEFFTLWKRHPGEHFQRIVLSSNLISDHKCDSHYYALRDVLKGLPESDDEGISR
- the LOC133858180 gene encoding uncharacterized protein LOC133858180 isoform X2; amino-acid sequence: MAHRSLKRLFNNIHYTKNFLKRQGTYQSYVYSLLNRFQLQRSKVDKVEADILKEAKDSPQVSFKSKVERAIGNDSSLSKHSCDNDLSDRKWRLELAWLTKALEPALQLCRWALPTGNGFGNKPPPTSRSVTEIIASIQRSKIGIQDWSLSDLTIGLYLIYLRQASTNPFEDVKGVQISSDSIVQDLLYHLELAKGAYKDNAAVLARISMIRENNVLKFVKNSSLMRPGYYIGIDTRRKLVILGIRGTHTVYDLITDIVSSSDEEVTFEGYSTHFGTAEAARWFLIHEIGTIRNCLEKYKGYRLRLVGHSLGGAIASLLAIMLRRKSFKELGFSPEIVSAITYGTSPCVSRELAESCSDYVTTVVMQDDIIPRLSVASLTRLRNEILQTDWMSLVEKEDWKNVIDLVANAKQVVSSVQDVAWKLADYANFRNKRTSDGSFTRESPAAPVFPSTSKTAKENAVVIEKEGANRMLSEELFVPGTVFCLKRNADTQDGISGEFFTLWKRHPGEHFQRIVLSSNLISDHKCDSHYYALRDVLKGLPESDDEGISR